A portion of the Diprion similis isolate iyDipSimi1 chromosome 4, iyDipSimi1.1, whole genome shotgun sequence genome contains these proteins:
- the LOC124405174 gene encoding chromodomain-helicase-DNA-binding protein Mi-2 homolog isoform X1, with protein sequence MASDEEVDETYAVGEEEADEAGVALPSTGQPVAEGSSDAEESQRLEEDDDYEPEERKKKKGKKRKARSEDKKGKKKKKKKKSDSGDESDFAAAEPTEAAGDDSDYAGNRKSRKSSSRKSSGHNTSAVQPQEPNTGMPTIEEVCSTFGLTDVQIDYSEADFQNLTTYKLFQQHVRPLLAKENPKVPMSKLMMLVAAKWRDFSELNPNTQPDADAPPSNIDDDSRSSRVNRGTLIQDVDDDEDEDDDSDRRRKSRGSRAKKGKKASKVPTLKIKLGKRKRGSSDEEAEGSGIGSDRDSDMEFEQMLADAEEPPGADGRSKGPEESGLEAVPVDPPIRRKAKTKIGNKTKKKKKTKTTSKFPDGEEGLQTDHQDYCEVCQQGGEIILCDTCPRAYHLVCLEPELEETPEGKWSCPHCEGEGITGGAADDDDEHMEFCRVCKDGGELLCCDSCTSAYHTHCLNPPLSEIPDGDWKCPRCSCPPVHGKVAKILTWRWSECPETPSEEPSTSKAAPKQRKMREFFVKWADMSHWHCDWITELQLDVFHPLMFRNYTRKYDMDEPPKLEEPLDEGDSRVKRLQQQDGATNRDEYNLEERFYRYGVRPEWLVVHRVINHRVQRDGRATYLVKWRDLGYDQATWEDEHADIPGLKQAVEYYLDLRAANCCDGSTSRKGKKGKGKRSKTREIIDDEERTPKRYTPPPEKPTTDLKKKYERQPDYLDITGMQLHPYQLEGLNWLRYSWGQGIDTILADEMGLGKTIQTITFLYSLYKEGHCKGPFLVSVPLSTIINWEREFETWAPDFYCVTYVGDKDSRIVIRENELSFEEGAVRGGRASKIRSSQIKFNVLLTSYELISIDSACLGSIDWAVLVVDEAHRLKSNQSKFFRLLASYNIAYKLLLTGTPLQNNLEELFHLLNFLCRDKFNDLAAFQNEFADISKEEQVKRLHEMLGPHMLRRLKADVLKNMPSKSEFIVRVELSPMQKKYYKYILTRNFEALNPKGGGQQVSLLNIMMDLKKCCNHPYLFPAASQEAPTGPNGNYESSALIKAAGKLVLLSKMLKRLRDGGHRVLIFSQMTKMLDILEDYLEGEGYKYERIDGNITGTQRQEAIDRFNAPGAQQFVFLLSTRAGGLGINLATADTVIIYDSDWNPHNDIQAFSRAHRIGQANKVMIYRFVTRNSVEERVTQVAKRKMMLTHLVVRPGMGGKGANFSKQELDDILRFGTEELFKEEEGKEDEAIHYDDKAVAELLDRSKEGIEQKENWANEYLSSFKVASYVTKEGEIEEEADTEIIKQEAENTDPAYWIKLLRHHYEQQQEDIARTLGKGKRVRKQVNYNDGGVTGDQGTRDDQPWQENLSDYNSDFSAPSDDDKEDDDFDEKGDGDLLSRRSRRRLERRDEKDRPLPPLLARVNGNIEVLGFNARQRKAFLNAIMRYGMPPQDAFNSQCRLVRDLRGKSEKNFKAYVSLFMRHLCEPGADNAETFADGVPREGLSRQHVLTRIGVMSLIRKKVQEFEHINGYYSMPEMIRKPVEPVEPVKAEGAGDSGATGTSSTSATPATSNAPSPSPAATPTPVNTSIDPVVKPTVDALESKDPKEDTKDKDKETTDMQEIKEEQNETKEDDELNKDKEKEKEKEEVKTEDGEVEKSDKAKEKTEIRSEEKPALKIDEKSEYSEVKPKPESEEDVVIVKDDDEEGDKKEDKDSKDKETKDSDSETTKPKRKFMFNIADGGFTELHTLWLNEEKAAVPGREYEIWHRRHDYWLLAGIVTHGYGRWQDIQNDIRFAIINEPFKMDVGKGNFLEIKNKFLARRFKLLEQALVIEEQLRRAAYLNLTQDPNHPAMSLNARFAEVECLAESHQHLSKESLAGNKPANAVLHKVLNQLEELLSDMKSDVSRLPATLARIPPVAQRLQMSERSILSRLAATAPGGNSNQSGQAALLAQQFPAGFSGGQLPATFAGAANFGNFRPQYSVPGQPPQGFTA encoded by the exons ATGGCCTCAGACGAGGAAGTGGACGAAACCTACGCCG taGGAGAGGAAGAAGCAGACGAAGCTGGAGTTGCTCTACCAAGTACTGGCCAACCAGTTGCCGAGGGGTCATCTGATGCTGAAGAGTCTCAGAGACTG GAGGAAGATGATGATTACGAACCAGaagaacgaaagaagaaaaaaggaaagaagcgAAAAGCTCGTAGTGAAgataagaaaggaaaaaagaagaagaagaagaaaaaatctgacTCCGGAGAC GAAAGTGATTTTGCTGCAGCTGAACCTACAGAAGCTGCAGGAGATGACAGTGACTATGCTGGAAATCGCAAGAGTCGAAAATCATCTTCACGGAAATCTTCCGGGCACAATACATCAGCCGTACAACCTCAAGAGCCCAACACGGGAATGCCAACGATAGAAGAAGTCTGTAGTACATTTGGGCTCACTGATGTACAAATAGATTATTCTGAAGCAGATTTTCAGAATCTTACGACTTATAAGCTTTTCCAGCAACATGTCCGGCCTCTTTTAGCCAAAGAAAACCCCAAG GTGCCTATGTCTAAGCTGATGATGTTAGTAGCTGCAAAGTGGCGAGACTTTTCTGAATTGAATCCCAACACTCAGCCAGACGCCGATGCTCCACCTAGTAACATTGATGATGACAGCAGAAGCTCTAGAGTTAATCGTGGGACACTGATTCAAGATGTTGACgatgatgaagatgaagatgatgacAGTgatcgaagaagaaaatctaGAGGTTCTCGTGCGAAAAAGGGGAAGAAGGCTTCTAAAGTTCCTACTCTCAAAATCAAGTTAGGAAAACGCAAGCGCGGCAGTTCG GACGAAGAGGCAGAAGGTAGTGGCATTGGGTCGGACAGAGATTCGGATATGGAGTTTGAACAGATGCTCGCTGACGCAGAAGAACCTCCTGGAGCAGACGGCAGAAGTAAGGGGCCTGAAGAGAGTGGTCTGGAGGCTGTCCCAGTAGACCCGCCGATTAGAAGAAAAGCTAAAACTAAGATCGGCAACAAAaccaaaaagaagaaaaagacgaagaCGACATCTAAATTTCCTGATGGCGAGGAAGGTCTCCAG ACTGACCACCAAGATTACTGTGAGGTCTGTCAGCAAGGTGGTGAAATCATATTGTGCGATACCTGTCCCCGAGCGTATCATTTGGTGTGCCTCGAGCCAGAATTGGAAGAGACTCCTGAGGGCAAGTGGAGCTGCCCTCACTGCGAAGGCGAAGGTATTACAG GAGGTGCggctgatgatgatgacgaacACATGGAGTTTTGTAGAGTGTGCAAGGATGGTGGCGAACTCTTATGCTGCGACAGCTGCACTAGTGCATACCATACGCATTGTCTGAATCCACCCCTTTCCGAAATACCAGATGGCGATTGGAAGTGTCCTAGATGTTCTTGCCCACCAGTCCACGGAAAAG TGGCTAAAATCCTAACTTGGCGTTGGTCAGAGTGTCCTGAAACACCGTCAGAAGAGCCTTCCACGAGTAAAGCCGCTCCCAAACAGCGTAAAATGCGAGAGTTCTTTGTAAAATGGGCTGACATGTCCCATTGGCATTGTGACTGGATCACAGAATTACAACTGGACGTTTTTCATCCACTTATGTTTAG AAATTACACACGTAAATATGACATGGATGAGCCACCAAAATTGGAAGAACCACTTGACGAAGGGGATTCTCGTGTAAAACGACTGCAGCAACAAGATGGAGCTACCAACAGAGATGAATATAACCTAGAGGAGCGATTCTATCGATATGGTGTAAGGCCAGAGTGGCTGGTAGTTCATCGAGTGATTAACCACAGAGTGCAACGAGATGGCAGAGCAACTTATCTAGTAAAATGGCGAGATCTTGGCTATGACCAAGCTACTTGGGAAGACGAGCACGCTGATATTCCTGGTCTGAAGCAGGCTGTTGAATATTACCTTGATTTGAGGGCTGCAAATTGCTGCGATGGAAGTACTTCTCGCAAAGGCAAAAAAG GCAAAGGCAAAAGGTCTAAAACCCGTGAGATAATTGATGATGAAGAGAGAACACCCAAAAGATATACTCCTCCGCCAGAAAAGCCGACAACTgacttgaaaaagaaatatgaacGTCAACCCGATTACTTGGATATAACTGGAATGCAGTTACATCCTTACCAATTAGAG gGTTTGAATTGGTTGAGGTATTCATGGGGCCAAGGAATAGACACAATATTGGCTGATGAAATGGGTCTGGGAAAAACAATTCAAACTAtcacatttttatattcactTTACAAAGAAGGGCACTGCAAGGGCCCGTTTCTTGTGTCAGTCCCATTGTCCACCATCATAAATTGGGAGCGTGAATTTGAAACATGGGCGCCAGACTTTTATTGCGTTACTTATGTTG GTGACAAGGACAGTCGAATTGTCATACGTGAAAACGAATTGTCATTTGAAGAAGGAGCCGTGCGTGGTGGCCGAGCTTCAAAAATTCGCAGTTCACAAATAAAGTTCAATGTCTTATTGACCAGCTATGAACTAATCTCCATTGATTCAGCTTGTCTTGGATCTATTGATTGGGCAGTCTTAGTGGTAGACGAGGCCCACAGATTAAAGTCTAATCAATCAAAGTTCTTCAGATTACTAGCATCGTACAACATTGCTTACAAACTGCTACTGACTGGAACCccattacaaaataatttggaagaactgtttcatttattaaacttcttATGCCGAGATAAATTCAATGACTTAGCTGcttttcaaaatgaatttgcTGACATATCTAAAGAGGAACAGGTCAAGAGATTACATGAGATGCTTGGTCCTCACATGCTTCGAAGATTGAAAGCTGATGTCCTTAAG aatatgcCAAGCAAATCAGAGTTCATTGTCCGTGTTGAATTATCACCCATGCAGAAGAAGTATTACAAGTACATCTTAACGCGAAATTTCGAAGCGTTGAATCCTAAGGGCGGAGGACAACAAGTTTCTTTGCTAAATATCATGATGGATCTGAAAAAGTGCTGTAATCATCCTTACTTATTTCCTGCTGCATCTCAAGAGGCTCCGACTGGTCCAAATGGCAATTATGAATCATCAGCCTTAATCAAAGCTGctggaaaacttgttttactaAGCAAAATGCTTAAAAGATTGAGAGATGGTGGACACAGAGTACTGATTTTCTCTCAAATGACAAAAATGTTGGATATTCTTGAAGACTATTTAGAGGGAGAAGGATACAAGTATGAGAGGATTGATGGAAACATTACTGGTACTCAGAGACAAGAAGCCATCGACAGGTTCAACGCTCCGG GGGCACAACAATTTGTATTTTTGCTATCCACACGAGCTGGTGGTCTTGGTATTAATTTAGCCACAGCTGATACTGTGATCATCTATGATTCTGATTGGAATCCGCATAATGATATTCAAGCATTCAGCAGAGCCCATAGAATTGGTCAGGCGAATAAAGTGATGATATACAGATTTGTGACCCGTAATTCTGTTGAAGAAAGAGTTACACAAGTAGCTAAACGTAAAATGATGCTCACTCACTTGGTTGTGCGACCTGGCATGGGTGGCAAGGGTGCCAATTTTAGTAAACAAGAATTGGATGATATTCTGCGCTTTG GTACGGAAGAGTTgttcaaagaagaagaaggtaaAGAAGATGAGGCTATTCATTATGATGACAAAGCTGTCGCTGAGCTGCTTGATAGGAGTAAAGAAGGAATTGAGCAGAAAGAGAACTGGGCAAATGAGTATTTGAGCTCCTTCAAGGTTGCATCATATGTAACCAAGGAAGGTGAAATCGAAGAAGAAGCTGACACTGAAATTATCAAACAAGAAGCTGAGAACACCGACCCAGCTTATTGGATTAAACTACTAAGACATCACTATGAGCAACAACAAGAAGACATTGCAAGGACACTTGGCAAAG GCAAGCGTGTGAGAAAACAAGTAAATTACAATGACGGTGGGGTGACTGGCGACCAAGGTACAAGAGATGACCAACCATGGCAGGAGAATTTATCAGATTACAATAGCGACTTTAGTGCTCCTAGTGACGATGACAAGGAGGATgacgattttgatgaaaaaggTGATGGAGATCTTTTGTCACGGAGAAGTAGACGTCGCTTGGAGAGACGTGATGAAAAAGATCGACCTCTACCACCGCTCTTGGCGCGAGTTAATGGAAACATTGAG gTTCTTGGTTTCAATGCCAGACAACGTAAAGCATTCCTTAATGCAATTATGAGGTATGGGATGCCACCACAGGATGCCTTCAATTCGCAGTG TAGGTTGGTGCGAGACCTGCGGGGCAAATCCGAGAAGAACTTCAAAGCATACGTCTCATTGTTTATGCGACATCTGTGCGAACCTGGAGCTGACAATGCAGAAACTTTTGCGGATGGAGTTCCAAGGGAAGGACTCAGCCGACAACATGTTCTAACCAGGATCGGTGTTATGTCACTGATCCGAAAAAAG GTTCAGGAATTTGAGCACATCAATGGTTATTATTCGATGCCAGAGATGATTCGTAAGCCTGTTGAGCCTGTTGAACCTGTAAAAGCAGAAGGAGCTGGAGATAGCGGAGCCACTGGTACAAGTAGTACTAGTGCGACACCTGCTACATCGAATGCCCCGAGCCCCAGTCCTGCTGCCACACCAACACCTGTGAATACTTCTATTGATCCTGTTGTTAAACCTACTGTGGATGCACTTGAGTCTAAAGATCCAAAGGAGGATACCAAGGATAAAGATAAGGAG ACCACGGATAtgcaagaaataaaagaagagcAAAACGAGACTAAGGAAGATGATGAGCTCAacaaagataaagaaaaggaaaaagaaaaagaggaggtTAAAACAGAGGACGGAGAAGTCGAAAAATCTGACAAAGCTAAGGAAAAGACGGAAATTAGGTCAGAGGAGAAACCAGCActcaaaattgacgaaaagtCTGAATATTCTGAAGTCAAACCGAAACCTGAATCTGAAGAAGATGTTGTAATTGTCAAAGATGATGACGAAGAGGGAGATAAAAAAGAG GACAAGGATAGTAAAGacaaagaaacgaaagatTCGGATTCGGAGACAACAAAACCAAAGCGCAAATTCATGTTTAATATTGCTGACGGTGGCTTCACCGAATTACATACTCTGTGGTTGAATGAAGAGAAAGCTGCAGTTCCAGGGCGTGAATACGAAATTTGGCATCGTCGACACGATTACTGGTTACTTGCTGGTATTGTGACCCACGGCTATGGCCGCTGGCAAGATATTCAGAATGATATCAG GTTTGCTATTATCAATGAACCATTCAAGATGGATGTAGGTAAAGGCAATTTCTtggaaataaagaataaatttttggcacGACGTTTCAAGCTGTTAGAACAAGCTCTTGTCATAGAAGAACAGCTCAGAAGAGCAGCTTACCTGAATTTGACACAAGATCCCAACCACCCTGCAATGAGTCTCAATGCACGCTTTGCAGAGGTTGAATGTCTTGCTGAATCGCACCAACATTTGAGCAAGGAGAGCCTGGCTGGCAACAAGCCAGCCAACGCTGTTCTCCACAAG GTATTAAACCAGCTTGAAGAACTTTTGTCAGATATGAAATCTGATGTGAGCCGTTTGCCGGCAACATTGGCAAGAATTCCTCCGGTTGCACAGCGGCTTCAAATGTCAGAAAGATCCATCTTGAGTCGACTGGCGGCAACTGCACCAGGTGGAAACAGTAACCAGTCAGGTCAAGCAGCTCTTTTAGCTCAACAATTCCCTGCCGGATTTTCGGGCGGGCAGTTACCTGCCACATTTGCAGGTGCAGcaaattttggaaactttAGGCCACAGTATTCGGTTCCTGGGCAACCGCCTCAAGGTTTTACAG cTTGA